A window of the Cytophagaceae bacterium genome harbors these coding sequences:
- a CDS encoding gluconate 2-dehydrogenase subunit 3 family protein, which produces MTRRKYIEILLQAGFVTALPGDGFSKVFFNGNSEYFFEKSQFKALGILCQTIIPKSETLGAIEAGVPHFVDMFLKNVASETQQKAFQEMFVKYLAHLQSLKISLRDTSKGLTRQMAQDEKGDHRSFIKGLKVMVLKGYFMNEKAIRQNFQYVAVPGKYRADISKSELGKIWIN; this is translated from the coding sequence ATGACACGTCGAAAATATATCGAAATTTTGCTTCAGGCTGGTTTTGTGACAGCCTTACCTGGCGATGGTTTTTCTAAAGTTTTTTTTAATGGTAATTCTGAATATTTTTTCGAAAAATCACAATTCAAAGCCCTGGGAATTCTTTGTCAAACTATTATACCGAAATCAGAAACGCTGGGGGCAATTGAAGCCGGGGTACCGCATTTTGTGGATATGTTTCTAAAAAATGTGGCATCTGAAACCCAACAAAAGGCATTTCAGGAAATGTTTGTCAAATATTTAGCTCATTTGCAATCATTAAAAATTAGCTTAAGAGATACTTCAAAAGGTTTGACCAGGCAAATGGCTCAGGATGAAAAAGGTGATCACCGTAGTTTTATTAAAGGATTGAAAGTGATGGTTTTAAAAGGATATTTTATGAATGAAAAAGCAATCAGGCAGAATTTTCAATATGTGGCAGTACCCGGTAAATATCGGGCAGATATATCGAAATCAGAATTGGGCAAAATCTGGATAAACTGA
- a CDS encoding glycoside hydrolase family 2 protein, whose protein sequence is MDKNDWKFKKLGESVWLPATVPGTVHTDLLANKKIEEPFFRTNEKDLQWIDKEDWEYQTTFSVTEDFLKKQNIEIEFEGLDTYADVFINGQKVLTADNMFLAWKSDVKRYLKSGENTLRVYFKSPIKAVLPEYKSLGYVVPVSSNDQADVKVSTYSRKAGFHYGWDWGPRFVTSGIWKSVHLNAWNDVKIDDVFLKQLSLKNQQAENEMQLTLNAAGKMNSTVEVWAENKPILKKEVLLTKGQNQINLRFDMKNVELWWPNEMGKQKLYNFKVLLKNGNEIVDNKTIKKGFRTIEVVQENGSQGQSFYFKVNGKPVFMKGANYIPQDNFLPRVTHERYAHVINTVAESHMNMLRVWGGGIYENDVFYDLCDEKGILVWQDFMFACAMHPPLVELKKSIATEAEYQVKRLRNHPSMALWCGNNEIIGFMTGGFWGEKAPVFPTKKDSLEFYYMYQDIYHQILPSAVFANDPEKFYWSSSPNGKNYDMTNSVDKARGDQHYWGVWWGKVPFEGYNDNVFPFMSEYGFQSFPELETVKTYALPEDYNIESEVMKAHQRSSIGNGTITYYMKDRFIIPEKFEDFLYVGQVLQAEGIRMAIEAHRRAMPYCMGTLFWQIDDCWPVASWSSMDYYGRWKAMQYMAKKAFEPQMVSVFKEGNDLKIYAISDDYKVINAILNVKFRDFDGKNLEQITQNIKIPSNSSAVIKTFDWEALVSKFAPEKTLMEVSLTLGGKTLAVNTFYFTNPKNQKLPSPKISIKKLDSSTLEISTDKLARYVWLSIPGGINVFSDNYFDLLPGEKKVVKVKNGISFSEKDVKVMNLKDTY, encoded by the coding sequence TTGGATAAAAACGATTGGAAATTTAAAAAATTAGGAGAGTCTGTCTGGCTTCCCGCAACAGTTCCCGGAACCGTTCATACCGATTTACTGGCCAACAAGAAAATAGAAGAACCATTTTTCAGAACCAACGAAAAAGACCTGCAATGGATCGATAAAGAAGATTGGGAATACCAAACGACATTTTCTGTGACCGAAGATTTTCTGAAAAAACAAAATATTGAAATTGAATTTGAAGGGCTTGATACCTATGCAGATGTTTTTATTAATGGTCAAAAAGTACTCACAGCCGACAACATGTTTCTTGCCTGGAAATCAGACGTAAAGCGATACCTTAAATCAGGAGAAAATACACTGAGAGTTTATTTTAAGTCGCCGATAAAGGCCGTGTTGCCTGAGTACAAATCTTTGGGTTATGTGGTACCTGTGAGCTCCAATGACCAGGCCGATGTCAAAGTTTCGACCTATTCACGCAAAGCCGGTTTCCATTATGGTTGGGATTGGGGTCCCAGATTTGTGACTTCTGGAATTTGGAAATCTGTACATTTAAATGCCTGGAATGATGTAAAAATTGATGATGTATTTTTGAAACAACTGTCGTTGAAAAATCAACAGGCCGAAAATGAAATGCAGCTTACCCTGAATGCCGCAGGTAAAATGAATTCCACAGTTGAAGTTTGGGCGGAAAACAAGCCAATTTTAAAAAAAGAGGTGCTGTTGACCAAAGGTCAAAACCAGATAAATCTCCGTTTTGATATGAAAAATGTAGAGCTTTGGTGGCCCAACGAAATGGGAAAACAGAAACTTTACAATTTTAAAGTGTTGCTGAAAAATGGGAATGAAATTGTTGATAATAAGACAATTAAAAAAGGCTTTCGTACAATTGAAGTAGTACAGGAAAATGGCAGCCAGGGGCAATCCTTCTATTTTAAAGTAAATGGTAAGCCTGTATTTATGAAAGGTGCCAACTACATTCCTCAGGATAATTTTCTTCCAAGAGTCACACACGAACGATATGCTCATGTGATAAATACCGTGGCAGAAAGCCACATGAATATGCTGAGAGTTTGGGGCGGGGGTATATATGAAAATGATGTTTTTTACGATCTGTGTGATGAAAAAGGCATTTTGGTTTGGCAGGATTTTATGTTTGCCTGTGCTATGCATCCTCCATTGGTAGAATTGAAAAAATCGATAGCTACGGAAGCTGAATATCAGGTAAAAAGGCTCAGAAATCACCCTTCAATGGCACTTTGGTGTGGTAACAATGAAATCATTGGCTTTATGACAGGAGGTTTTTGGGGTGAAAAAGCACCTGTTTTTCCTACCAAAAAAGATTCTCTGGAGTTTTATTATATGTATCAGGATATTTATCATCAGATATTGCCTTCAGCGGTATTTGCCAATGATCCCGAAAAATTTTATTGGTCCAGCAGTCCCAACGGCAAAAATTATGACATGACCAACAGTGTGGACAAAGCTCGCGGCGACCAGCACTATTGGGGTGTTTGGTGGGGAAAAGTACCCTTTGAAGGATACAATGACAATGTTTTCCCTTTTATGAGTGAATATGGTTTTCAGTCATTTCCCGAATTAGAAACTGTAAAAACGTATGCTTTGCCGGAAGATTACAATATTGAATCTGAAGTGATGAAAGCCCACCAGCGGTCTTCAATTGGCAATGGAACGATAACTTATTACATGAAAGACAGGTTTATAATCCCTGAAAAATTTGAAGATTTTCTCTATGTAGGTCAAGTCCTGCAGGCAGAGGGAATCAGAATGGCGATTGAGGCCCATCGTCGTGCCATGCCTTATTGTATGGGGACATTATTCTGGCAAATTGATGACTGCTGGCCGGTGGCAAGCTGGAGCAGTATGGATTATTATGGAAGATGGAAAGCCATGCAATATATGGCGAAAAAAGCCTTTGAACCCCAAATGGTATCGGTTTTCAAAGAAGGAAATGATTTGAAAATATATGCAATTTCAGACGACTATAAGGTAATTAATGCCATTTTGAATGTCAAATTTCGGGATTTTGATGGGAAAAATCTGGAACAAATCACCCAAAATATTAAAATTCCTTCCAATAGTAGTGCTGTGATTAAGACCTTTGACTGGGAGGCTTTGGTTTCAAAATTTGCTCCTGAAAAAACCTTGATGGAAGTTAGCTTAACTTTAGGCGGCAAAACTTTGGCAGTAAATACATTTTACTTTACAAATCCCAAAAATCAGAAATTGCCTTCACCAAAAATTTCGATAAAGAAACTCGATTCCAGCACTTTAGAAATCAGCACCGATAAGCTTGCCCGGTACGTGTGGCTTTCAATTCCAGGTGGTATAAATGTCTTTAGCGACAACTATTTCGATTTATTACCCGGAGAAAAAAAGGTAGTAAAAGTAAAAAATGGAATTTCATTTTCGGAAAAAGACGTGAAGGTTATGAATTTGAAGGATACATATTGA
- a CDS encoding sugar phosphate isomerase/epimerase, translated as MKRNNFYKIGLLALYFFLNLTVFAQKKWGGMTLYTVRNEMGKDPKATLKAVADMGYKYIEAVDYNKGKFYGMTPLEFKAYAKSLGLKPISVHMGMMTTSNADELIADVKTAGFKYFVAPVPPMGMFKFDPKTRSLTMTQDLDKLVGVLDTIARKVDAAGLKFLYHNHSFEFEKNSNGIVPIDYMLEKLDPKFVNFQMDLYWVAKAGVDPVSYFEKNPGRFKIWHVKDMDTEGRFAPVGKGTIDFGRILKNAKLSGMKYYIVEQDMVFDGMDPMEATRLSREGLIKFGFK; from the coding sequence ATGAAAAGAAATAATTTCTACAAAATTGGTCTGCTCGCACTCTATTTTTTCCTTAATCTTACGGTTTTTGCTCAAAAAAAATGGGGCGGCATGACCCTATACACTGTTAGAAATGAGATGGGCAAAGACCCTAAAGCCACTTTGAAAGCGGTTGCCGATATGGGTTACAAATACATTGAAGCGGTGGACTACAACAAAGGGAAGTTTTATGGAATGACGCCTTTGGAGTTTAAAGCTTACGCCAAAAGCCTGGGTCTAAAACCCATCAGTGTACACATGGGAATGATGACCACCAGCAATGCGGACGAACTCATCGCCGATGTAAAAACGGCCGGATTTAAGTATTTTGTGGCACCGGTACCTCCGATGGGGATGTTTAAGTTTGACCCAAAAACACGGTCTCTTACCATGACTCAGGACCTGGATAAACTGGTAGGAGTATTGGACACCATCGCCAGAAAAGTGGATGCAGCCGGACTAAAGTTTTTGTATCATAATCATTCTTTTGAATTTGAGAAAAACTCCAACGGTATAGTCCCAATCGATTATATGCTTGAAAAATTGGACCCGAAATTTGTGAATTTTCAAATGGATTTATACTGGGTTGCCAAAGCTGGAGTTGACCCTGTAAGCTATTTCGAAAAGAATCCCGGCAGATTTAAGATTTGGCATGTAAAAGACATGGATACTGAAGGACGTTTTGCACCTGTGGGAAAAGGGACAATTGATTTTGGCAGGATTCTTAAAAATGCTAAACTTTCAGGCATGAAATATTATATTGTAGAACAAGACATGGTTTTTGATGGCATGGACCCTATGGAGGCCACCAGATTGAGTCGGGAAGGATTGATAAAATTTGGCTTTAAATAA
- a CDS encoding esterase-like activity of phytase family protein: MKKIILFILLFSTEIFGQKTPHFEFIGVDSVFLLPGNIKTGIPDEVQFGGISGLEYFANGFYLISDRSFKTDPSENSYLFKMDTMGIISGAFKFFNVKNAESIRFDTLSRKIFYAFERDDSTGVGYLNENNQPNQLLSFSMNNSEFTADNRGIESLCFDGKYNLWFAFESSLNGMVPFFKLPFDYSKNNYNSDQKSNFLYPFDPKSCLNPDNTANANLGNGISEILPLDNDRLLVLERCFDGKQNTIKLFSATLPDPGNVFIKNELFDFSVNNQFLYGQKSLKPDNMEGMTWGENEADEKILYLVSDDNFNTGRQRTLILKLKFLI, translated from the coding sequence ATGAAGAAAATTATTTTGTTTATTCTGCTTTTTTCAACTGAGATTTTCGGTCAAAAAACTCCTCATTTTGAATTCATTGGGGTGGATTCAGTTTTTCTTTTGCCGGGAAATATTAAAACAGGAATACCTGATGAAGTTCAGTTTGGTGGCATTTCAGGCCTTGAATATTTTGCCAATGGTTTCTATTTGATATCTGACAGATCCTTTAAAACCGACCCTTCTGAAAATTCCTATCTTTTTAAGATGGATACAATGGGTATTATTTCCGGAGCATTCAAATTCTTTAACGTTAAAAATGCTGAATCGATAAGATTTGATACTTTATCCCGAAAGATTTTTTATGCTTTTGAAAGGGATGACTCTACTGGTGTAGGTTATTTGAATGAAAACAATCAACCCAATCAACTGCTGTCTTTTTCGATGAATAACTCCGAGTTTACTGCTGATAACCGTGGAATTGAAAGCCTTTGTTTTGATGGAAAATATAACTTGTGGTTTGCTTTTGAATCTTCCTTAAATGGTATGGTACCATTTTTTAAATTGCCTTTCGATTATTCCAAAAACAACTATAATTCTGATCAGAAATCGAATTTTCTTTATCCCTTTGATCCAAAATCATGTTTGAACCCCGATAATACTGCAAATGCTAATCTTGGAAATGGAATTTCGGAGATACTTCCTTTAGACAATGACCGGCTTCTGGTATTGGAACGATGTTTTGATGGAAAGCAAAATACAATCAAACTTTTTTCGGCCACTTTGCCAGATCCAGGGAATGTTTTTATTAAGAATGAGCTTTTTGATTTTTCTGTTAATAATCAATTTTTGTACGGACAAAAAAGTCTTAAACCTGATAATATGGAAGGTATGACCTGGGGTGAAAACGAGGCTGATGAAAAGATTTTGTATCTAGTAAGCGATGATAATTTTAATACAGGCAGGCAAAGAACTTTAATTCTGAAATTGAAATTTTTAATATAA